One window from the genome of Musa acuminata AAA Group cultivar baxijiao chromosome BXJ1-4, Cavendish_Baxijiao_AAA, whole genome shotgun sequence encodes:
- the LOC135672191 gene encoding protein S40-5-like → MAKGRRRGAERLLSPTARCDGGGAADLPDLSEDDVWPAVLTAADDHPAFSAAVGDGDHHDMGRPGTGLTGARRWADRHVGGLSLALEDAYPGAPAPHPPYERHRMVAAAASAPVDVPAWPWALRTRSGGPSPEREEEDADGEWLPPHEYLARAHGRCLATSVLEGAGRTLKGRDMSRVRDAVWSQTGFSG, encoded by the coding sequence ATGGCCAAGGGGCGCAGGCGCGGGGCGGAGCGGCTCCTCAGCCCCACCGCCCGTTGCGATGGCGGAGGCGCCGCCGATCTTCCCGACCTCTCCGAGGACGACGTCTGGCCCGCCGTCCTCACCGCCGCCGACGATCACCCGGCCTTCTCCGCCGCCGTGGGCGACGGCGACCACCACGATATGGGCCGGCCCGGGACGGGCCTCACCGGCGCCCGCCGCTGGGCCGATCGGCACGTCGGCGGGCTCTCCCTGGCATTGGAGGACGCGTACCCAGGGGCGCCGGCCCCCCATCCGCCATACGAGCGGCACCgcatggtggcggcggcggcttcGGCTCCCGTGGACGTGCCGGCCTGGCCGTGGGCGCTCCGGACCCGCTCTGGAGGGCCGTCACCGGAGCGGGAGGAGGAAGACGCGGATGGGGAGTGGCTGCCGCCGCACGAGTACTTGGCCAGGGCGCACGGGAGGTGCCTGGCGACGTCGGTGCTGGAAGGCGCGGGGAGGACGCTCAAAGGCCGCGACATGAGCCGGGTTCGCGACGCAGTTTGGAGCCAGACCGGCTTCTCCGGTTGA
- the LOC103983467 gene encoding uncharacterized protein LOC103983467, translating into MARSAGRMQFPKGAVLAIRSAITITSRLAHHHGGRRRGSAAPILWWKLHDAVRLVKTPEQAGARGKNHQEKGCEVGKPEGAFSARKLAAALWHLQHVAGVKGSGRRGRGGRLGFKLESWGKFHNFALERATKWDIGCLISVRETCHNHGHQKLVNTRLNTASVISSLWEELEQAHLYLDELQNERQSAKQKLCCFMRKPWEEKASWQISKHEKVRDIIAAIKDGLNRERRSRKRMEIMNSKLVSELAEAKLSAKQYLQNYEKERKERELIQEVCNKLAKEIRDNKAEVESLKRESTKLREELDEERNTLQMAEVWREERLQMKLVDTKLMLEERHSELIKLRAGIDAFLRGHGSTRANTSVQKADVLREAGFG; encoded by the exons ATGGCGCGATCGGCCGGCCGGATGCAATTCCCGAAAGGCGCCGTTCTGGCGATCCGCTCTGCCATAACGATAACCTCTAGACTGGCCCACCACCACGGCGGAAGGCGGCGTGGCTCCGCCGCTCCGATCCTGTGGTGGAAGCTCCACGATGCGGTCCGATTGGTGAAGACGCCAGAGCAAGCCGGCGCTCGTGGAAAGAATCATCAGGAGAAGGGGTGTGAAGTGGGAAAACCGGAGGGCGCCTTCTCAGCGAGGAAGCTCGCAGCGGCTCTGTGGCATTTGCAGCATGTGGCGGGAGTTAAAGGCAGCGGACGACGAGGGAGGGGCGGTCGGCTTGGGTTCAAG CTTGAATCTTGGGGCAAGTTTCACAATTTTGCATTGGAGAGGGCAACAAAATGGGATATTGGGTGCTTAATATCTGTGCGTGAGACTTGTCATAATCATGGTCACCAGAAACTTGTCAATACTCGGCTGAACACTGCTTCTGTCATTTCTTCTCTCTGGGAAGAGCTCGAGCAGGCTCATCTCTACCTTGATGAGCTTCAAAATGAGAGACAGTCAGCGAAGCAAAAGCTGTGTTGCTTCATGAGGAAGCCTTGGGAGGAAAAGGCTTCATGGCAGATCAGTAAGCATGAGAAAGTTCGGGACATAATAGCAGCCATCAAGGATGGCCTCAACAGAGAGAGGAGAAGCCGGAAGAGGATGGAGATTATGAACTCCAAGCTGGTGAGTGAGCTTGCTGAGGCCAAGTTATCAGCAAAGCAGTACTTGCAGAACTatgagaaggagaggaaggaacGTGAGCTTATCCAGGAGGTGTGCAACAAGCTTGCAAAAGAGATTAGAGACAACAAAGCTGAAGTAGAATCTTTGAAGAGGGAATCAACAAAACTCCGAGAGGAATTGGATGAAGAGAGAAACACGTTGCAGATGGCAGAGGTTTGGCGTGAAGAGAGGCTACAAATGAAGCTGGTAGATACAAAACTTATGCTCGAGGAGAGACACTCGGAGTTGATTAAGCTTCGAGCTGGTATAGATGCTTTTCTCAGAGGACATGGCAGTACACGTGCAAATACATCAGTGCAGAAAGCTGATGTGCTCAGGGAAGCTGGGTTTGGGTAA